In a genomic window of Mycolicibacterium neoaurum VKM Ac-1815D:
- a CDS encoding class I SAM-dependent methyltransferase → MPESSVVVRPIPVGSGDYSASSRLQAAGLKRAIGLFEEAAAAVPIPQPPLPIVIADYGAANGHNSLLPLNAAITTLRGRTRPEHSILVTHTDVPENDFSALFRVLREDPDSYLRRDPATFTSAVGRSFYSQILPSNTVNLGWSAWSILWLSSIPAVVSDHIQASFSTDGTARLAHDRLAARDWHEFVAYRGRELCPGGRVVVMTMAISEDGEFGYRALFGALMAELAELAAREVITADELTRMSLPIAGRRTADFTTPFAPSGRLEQLTIEHLEVFDAEDRFWRQYQKDGDAAAFGAQWGDFLQAAVIPVLTGFVAEQRRSVFGAALQSGVAARMAAEPQETQIPMAQIVLHKKPRG, encoded by the coding sequence ATGCCCGAGTCCAGTGTCGTGGTGCGGCCGATCCCGGTCGGCAGCGGTGACTACAGTGCCAGTTCTCGGTTGCAGGCCGCCGGGCTCAAGCGGGCGATAGGGCTCTTCGAGGAGGCCGCCGCGGCGGTGCCGATTCCACAGCCACCGCTGCCCATCGTCATCGCCGACTACGGTGCGGCCAACGGCCACAATTCGCTGCTGCCGCTCAACGCCGCGATCACCACGCTGCGCGGGCGCACCCGGCCAGAGCACTCGATCCTGGTGACCCACACCGATGTACCGGAGAATGATTTCAGCGCGTTGTTCCGGGTGCTGCGGGAGGACCCGGACAGTTACCTGCGCCGCGATCCGGCGACCTTCACCTCTGCGGTGGGACGGTCGTTCTACAGCCAGATCCTGCCGTCCAACACCGTCAACCTCGGCTGGTCGGCCTGGTCGATCCTGTGGCTGAGCAGCATTCCCGCCGTGGTGTCCGACCACATCCAGGCCTCGTTCAGCACCGACGGCACCGCACGACTGGCGCATGACCGGCTGGCCGCGCGGGACTGGCATGAGTTCGTCGCCTACCGCGGCCGGGAGCTGTGTCCGGGTGGGCGCGTCGTGGTGATGACGATGGCGATCTCCGAGGACGGCGAGTTCGGATACCGGGCACTGTTCGGGGCACTGATGGCCGAGCTCGCCGAACTGGCGGCACGGGAGGTGATCACGGCCGACGAACTGACCCGGATGTCACTGCCGATCGCCGGTCGCCGCACGGCCGATTTCACCACCCCGTTCGCCCCCTCCGGGCGGCTGGAACAGCTGACGATCGAGCACCTCGAGGTGTTCGACGCCGAGGACAGGTTCTGGCGTCAGTACCAGAAGGACGGGGATGCAGCGGCTTTCGGGGCGCAGTGGGGTGATTTCCTACAGGCCGCGGTGATCCCGGTGTTGACCGGTTTCGTCGCCGAGCAACGCCGATCGGTGTTCGGCGCGGCGCTGCAGTCCGGGGTGGCTGCCAGGATGGCGGCCGAACCTCAGGAGACCCAGATCCCGATGGCCCAGATCGTCCTGCACAAGAAGCCGCGCGGCTAG
- a CDS encoding SHOCT domain-containing protein — protein MRPATAPRLLTVVAVLVMVAAGIGFITTLILNAFVLDRYDAYGEVPIPGRAELQLPAGEVNISFHTQIIGSAGGAGLPIPDMRMAIDPPAGVPEPEVVENIGGTTSVNSDARVRVWVAKVAEAGTYTVRTDGDVTAFVSPRLAFGHGSPLGHAPWWCAAVFGLGLIDLVIARVWAARSRARSRSISPTFTLGEVPAAHISTENFPTVTIPTEDGIRLENLKTLAALRDSGALTEAEFESEKRRLLGG, from the coding sequence ATGCGTCCCGCCACCGCGCCCCGGCTGCTCACGGTTGTCGCCGTGCTGGTCATGGTGGCCGCCGGGATCGGTTTCATCACCACCCTGATCCTCAACGCCTTCGTGCTGGACCGGTACGACGCCTACGGTGAGGTGCCGATCCCCGGCCGGGCCGAGCTGCAGCTGCCGGCAGGCGAGGTGAACATCAGCTTCCACACCCAGATCATCGGCAGTGCCGGCGGCGCGGGCCTGCCGATCCCGGACATGCGGATGGCCATCGATCCGCCGGCCGGGGTTCCCGAGCCGGAGGTCGTCGAGAATATCGGCGGCACAACGAGTGTCAACAGCGATGCCCGGGTCCGGGTCTGGGTGGCCAAGGTTGCCGAGGCGGGTACCTACACCGTGCGCACCGACGGTGACGTCACCGCCTTCGTCAGCCCGCGGTTGGCGTTCGGGCACGGTAGTCCGCTGGGGCACGCGCCGTGGTGGTGTGCCGCGGTGTTCGGTCTCGGACTGATCGATCTGGTCATCGCCAGGGTCTGGGCCGCGCGGTCGCGCGCGCGGTCACGGTCGATCTCGCCGACGTTCACCCTCGGCGAGGTCCCGGCCGCCCATATCTCCACCGAAAATTTCCCCACCGTCACAATCCCCACCGAGGACGGGATCCGCCTGGAAAATCTCAAGACGCTGGCGGCACTGCGCGACTCCGGCGCGCTCACCGAGGCCGAGTTCGAATCCGAGAAACGCAGGCTGTTAGGCGGCTGA
- a CDS encoding NAD(P)H-dependent amine dehydrogenase family protein, with translation MSASPKRVVVWGTGFVGSMVIGEIVTHPNFELVGVGVSNPAKVGRDVGDICALGSQLGIIATDDVDALIALRPDALVHYGPTAVQADANIDVIGRFLRAGIDVVSTAMTPWVWPTMHLNPPNWIQPITDACVAGGASCFTTGIDPGFANDLFPLTLMGLCSEVRTVRASELLDYTNYTGDYEFEMGIGRPPQYRPLLESPDILIMAWGATVPMIAHAAGITLDEITTTWDKWVTPTDRPSAKGVIEAGNVAAVRFTINGRYRGATRIQLEHVNRIGLDAAPHWPTGNDNDVYRVDIEGTPSISQETAFRFTDGSGRDAAAAGCLATGLRALNAVPAVNDLPPGWVTALDLPLIPGAGTIR, from the coding sequence ATGAGCGCGTCACCCAAGCGGGTGGTGGTGTGGGGTACCGGTTTCGTCGGGTCGATGGTGATCGGCGAGATCGTCACCCACCCGAACTTCGAACTCGTCGGTGTCGGGGTGAGCAATCCGGCGAAGGTCGGGCGCGATGTCGGTGACATCTGCGCGCTGGGCAGCCAGCTCGGCATCATCGCCACCGACGATGTCGACGCCCTGATCGCGTTGCGGCCCGATGCGCTGGTGCATTACGGGCCGACCGCCGTACAGGCCGATGCCAACATCGACGTGATCGGTCGCTTCCTGCGCGCGGGAATCGATGTCGTCTCCACGGCCATGACCCCGTGGGTCTGGCCCACGATGCATCTCAACCCGCCGAATTGGATCCAGCCCATCACCGACGCCTGCGTGGCCGGGGGAGCGTCCTGTTTCACCACCGGGATCGACCCCGGTTTCGCCAACGACCTGTTCCCGCTGACCCTGATGGGACTGTGCTCGGAGGTCAGGACGGTGCGGGCCTCGGAGCTGCTCGACTACACCAACTACACCGGCGATTACGAGTTCGAGATGGGCATCGGGCGCCCGCCGCAGTACCGTCCGCTGCTGGAGAGCCCGGATATCCTGATCATGGCCTGGGGCGCAACGGTTCCGATGATCGCCCACGCCGCAGGCATCACCCTCGACGAGATCACCACGACCTGGGACAAATGGGTGACCCCGACCGACCGGCCCTCGGCCAAGGGTGTCATCGAGGCAGGCAACGTCGCGGCCGTCCGGTTCACCATCAACGGCCGCTACCGGGGCGCGACCCGCATCCAGCTCGAGCATGTCAACCGGATCGGCCTGGACGCCGCCCCGCACTGGCCGACCGGTAACGACAACGACGTCTACCGCGTCGATATCGAAGGCACACCGAGCATCTCCCAGGAGACCGCGTTCCGGTTCACCGACGGTTCCGGCCGGGACGCCGCCGCGGCGGGGTGCTTGGCGACGGGCCTGCGGGCGCTGAACGCCGTCCCGGCCGTCAACGATCTCCCGCCGGGCTGGGTGACCGCACTGGATCTTCCCCTCATCCCCGGCGCCGGTACCATTCGCTGA
- a CDS encoding styrene monooxygenase/indole monooxygenase family protein produces MTTSNGRSAAIIGAGQTGVTAALGLLDNGFDVTLYSDRDQHALRNDVPATGTALIFGKAQRAEESLGLNTYLATAPTSTGQSVRVVADGAEAIAFDGWFDGARGVAVDTRLKADDRLTLFGRRGGHFVVESVDPQRLDAIAARADLTLVATGRGGLSALFPVDADRSAYDTPQRSLLAFSVTGLGYGPDVFAHRGSGGGSHHAFTVVAGQGESFWGPYLHKDAGPSWAFLGWAHPGSDWDRRFSTVTDAAAALRIATGLHRDYIDWDLPEVSRLRVIDEDPHSWLTGAVTQVVRKPVGTTASGHPVLALGDTAISYDPIAGQGAQGGLIQTADLVRSAASHDGPFDTEWLTAAFEDFYRQRGRAAQRVTRLFLSDPAFADYGSLFFAAASASPRFAGKLVGLLDDPAPFEPVTSEDAAKALITEFAGEPADDVLSRFRPAGRFERSQLVRSAA; encoded by the coding sequence ATGACGACTTCGAACGGACGCTCCGCCGCCATCATCGGTGCCGGCCAGACCGGTGTGACGGCCGCACTCGGACTGCTGGACAACGGATTCGACGTCACCCTCTACAGCGACCGAGACCAGCACGCCCTGCGCAACGATGTGCCCGCCACCGGAACCGCGCTCATCTTCGGCAAGGCCCAGCGGGCCGAGGAGAGCCTGGGACTGAACACCTATCTGGCGACCGCGCCCACCTCGACCGGGCAGAGCGTCCGCGTCGTCGCCGACGGCGCCGAGGCGATCGCCTTCGACGGTTGGTTCGACGGGGCCCGCGGTGTCGCGGTCGACACCCGGCTCAAAGCCGACGACCGGTTGACCCTCTTCGGTCGCCGCGGCGGCCATTTCGTGGTCGAGTCGGTGGACCCACAACGACTCGACGCCATCGCCGCCCGAGCCGACCTGACGTTGGTCGCCACCGGCCGCGGCGGGCTCTCGGCACTGTTTCCCGTCGATGCGGACCGCAGCGCCTACGACACGCCCCAGCGCTCGCTGCTGGCATTCTCGGTCACCGGTCTCGGATACGGCCCCGACGTCTTCGCGCACCGGGGTTCCGGCGGCGGCAGTCACCACGCGTTCACCGTCGTCGCCGGCCAGGGCGAATCATTCTGGGGCCCTTACCTGCACAAGGACGCCGGCCCGAGCTGGGCCTTCCTGGGCTGGGCGCATCCCGGCAGCGACTGGGATCGACGCTTTTCCACCGTGACCGACGCGGCAGCTGCACTGCGAATCGCCACCGGCCTACACCGCGATTACATCGACTGGGACCTCCCGGAGGTCAGCCGACTGCGGGTCATCGACGAGGATCCGCACTCCTGGCTGACCGGGGCCGTCACCCAGGTGGTCCGTAAGCCGGTGGGCACCACGGCCTCCGGGCATCCGGTGCTGGCCCTCGGTGACACCGCGATCTCCTATGACCCGATCGCTGGACAGGGCGCCCAGGGCGGCCTCATCCAAACCGCCGACCTGGTGCGCAGCGCCGCGTCGCACGACGGGCCGTTCGACACCGAGTGGCTGACAGCGGCATTCGAGGATTTCTACCGACAGCGCGGCCGCGCCGCCCAGCGTGTCACCCGATTGTTCCTGTCCGACCCTGCCTTCGCCGACTACGGCAGCCTGTTCTTCGCCGCCGCGAGCGCCAGCCCGCGCTTCGCCGGGAAGCTGGTCGGCCTGCTCGACGACCCGGCGCCCTTCGAGCCGGTGACCTCCGAGGACGCCGCCAAGGCGCTCATCACCGAATTCGCCGGCGAGCCCGCCGACGACGTGTTGTCCAGGTTCCGGCCGGCGGGCCGGTTCGAGCGGTCGCAGCTGGTGCGGTCAGCCGCCTAA
- a CDS encoding acetolactate synthase large subunit, with the protein MASGADTVLQRLLDGGVDVCFANPGTSEMHFVAALDNTPRMRAVLCLFEGVATGAADGYARIAGHPAATLLHLGPGLANGLANLHNARRAHTPVVNIVGDHATHHVEFDAPLQSDIEALAGWPDGVVFRPESAAQLAPAVDAAIAAAAGPPGRVATVILPADYSWSTAQTPGELVTPTAATGNDARSGAEAALEALRAHGPETVLLLGGAATTEAGLAAAARIAAATGARMLVETFPARLRRGQGIPAVERLGYLAEQAEQQLAGASHLVLVGARAPVAFFAYPGKPSGLVPIGVQTHVMAPDELADLADQLGAGPLALPDIPRPELPEGPLTVANWAQVIGALLPPDAIISDEANTSGMLLPASTAGAPAHDVLTLTGGAIGQGLPVAVGAAVAAPDRPVIALQADGSALYTISALWTMARENLDITVVILNNHAYAILQMELARVGANAGEGSGGEKARSLLNIGNPDIDFVAIAQGFGVPATRATTAEELAAQFSAALAEPGPHLIDAAVPAFM; encoded by the coding sequence ATGGCCTCCGGTGCGGATACCGTCCTGCAACGACTGCTGGACGGCGGGGTGGACGTGTGCTTCGCCAACCCGGGCACCTCGGAGATGCATTTCGTTGCCGCACTGGACAACACACCGCGGATGCGGGCCGTGCTCTGTCTGTTCGAAGGGGTGGCCACCGGCGCTGCGGACGGGTACGCGCGCATCGCCGGGCACCCGGCCGCCACGCTGTTGCACCTCGGACCGGGACTGGCCAACGGGCTGGCCAACCTGCACAACGCGCGCCGCGCCCACACCCCGGTGGTCAACATCGTCGGCGACCACGCCACCCACCATGTCGAATTCGACGCACCGCTGCAGTCCGATATCGAGGCGTTGGCCGGCTGGCCGGACGGGGTGGTGTTCCGCCCGGAATCGGCCGCGCAGTTGGCCCCGGCCGTCGACGCCGCCATTGCCGCCGCGGCCGGACCACCCGGGCGCGTCGCGACGGTCATTCTGCCCGCCGACTACTCGTGGAGCACCGCCCAGACCCCCGGCGAACTCGTCACGCCGACCGCCGCGACGGGCAACGACGCGCGCTCCGGTGCCGAGGCGGCCCTGGAGGCGTTGCGCGCGCACGGCCCCGAGACCGTGCTGCTGCTCGGCGGTGCGGCGACGACGGAGGCCGGGCTGGCCGCCGCGGCCCGCATCGCCGCCGCGACCGGCGCGCGCATGTTGGTGGAAACCTTCCCGGCCCGCCTGCGCCGCGGCCAGGGGATACCTGCGGTCGAACGGCTCGGTTATCTGGCCGAGCAGGCCGAACAGCAACTCGCCGGTGCCTCGCACCTCGTGCTGGTCGGGGCGCGGGCGCCGGTGGCGTTCTTCGCCTATCCCGGCAAGCCCAGCGGTCTGGTCCCCATCGGCGTGCAGACCCACGTGATGGCACCCGACGAACTGGCAGACCTGGCCGATCAACTCGGTGCCGGGCCACTGGCGCTGCCCGATATACCTCGGCCGGAACTCCCGGAAGGGCCGCTGACGGTGGCGAATTGGGCGCAGGTCATTGGTGCGCTGTTACCGCCGGACGCCATCATCTCCGATGAGGCCAATACCAGCGGGATGCTGTTGCCGGCGTCCACCGCCGGTGCGCCGGCCCACGATGTGCTGACGCTGACCGGCGGCGCGATAGGGCAAGGACTGCCGGTGGCCGTCGGCGCTGCGGTGGCGGCCCCGGACCGGCCGGTGATCGCGTTACAGGCCGATGGCAGTGCGCTGTACACGATTTCGGCGCTGTGGACGATGGCACGGGAGAACCTCGACATCACCGTGGTCATCCTCAACAACCATGCCTACGCGATTCTGCAGATGGAGCTGGCGAGGGTGGGGGCGAACGCCGGCGAGGGCAGTGGCGGCGAAAAGGCTCGATCCCTGCTGAACATCGGCAACCCCGATATCGACTTCGTCGCGATCGCGCAGGGTTTCGGGGTGCCGGCCACCCGTGCCACCACCGCCGAGGAGCTGGCGGCCCAGTTCAGCGCGGCCCTGGCCGAGCCGGGACCGCACCTGATCGACGCGGCGGTCCCCGCCTTCATGTGA
- a CDS encoding MBL fold metallo-hydrolase: MGNVERVVTSGTFELDGGSWDVDNNIWLVGDDSDVIVFDAAHTAEPIIEAVAGRNVVAVVCTHGHNDHITVAPELAKALDAPVFLHPADEMLWRVVHPEAAFRTVDDGLVLTAGGIELHALHTPGHSPGSVCWSAPALNAVVSGDTLFQGGPGATGRSYSDFPTILESISTRLGTLPDETVVYTGHGDTTTIGGELVHYDEWVKRGH; this comes from the coding sequence GTGGGCAACGTAGAGCGCGTGGTCACCAGCGGCACCTTCGAACTCGACGGCGGTAGCTGGGATGTCGACAACAACATCTGGCTCGTCGGCGATGACTCCGATGTGATCGTCTTCGACGCCGCCCACACCGCCGAGCCGATCATCGAGGCCGTCGCCGGACGCAATGTCGTCGCGGTGGTGTGCACCCACGGCCACAACGACCACATCACCGTCGCGCCGGAACTGGCCAAGGCCCTCGACGCCCCGGTGTTCCTGCACCCGGCCGATGAGATGCTGTGGCGCGTCGTGCACCCCGAGGCGGCGTTCCGCACCGTCGACGACGGGCTGGTGCTGACCGCCGGTGGGATCGAGCTGCACGCCCTGCACACACCCGGGCACTCCCCTGGATCGGTGTGCTGGTCGGCACCGGCACTGAATGCCGTCGTCTCCGGAGACACGCTCTTCCAGGGTGGCCCGGGCGCCACCGGGCGGTCCTATTCGGACTTCCCGACCATCCTGGAATCGATTTCCACGCGGCTGGGCACCCTGCCCGACGAGACCGTCGTATACACCGGCCATGGTGACACCACCACCATCGGGGGTGAGCTCGTGCACTATGACGAGTGGGTCAAGCGGGGCCATTAA
- a CDS encoding serine hydrolase domain-containing protein: MGALELLDDWPVPTVAAAVVGPDGVLARRGDTAQRFRLASVTKPLVARAAQVAVEEGAFDLDTPAGPPGATVRHLLAHASGVSMQGPDQLAAPGSRRIYSNYGFALLADALQDATEIEFSDYLREAVFEPLGMAGSSSAGGADAAGHGGRSCVDDLVRFAGDLLRPVLVTPELHAEATTVQFPGLDGVLPGFGSQRPNDWGLGFELRSHKSPHWTGAANSPSTFGHFGQSGTFLWVDPVAELALVVLTDRDFGDWAYELWPAISDGVLREFGAH, from the coding sequence GTGGGTGCCCTCGAACTTCTCGACGATTGGCCGGTCCCGACGGTCGCTGCCGCGGTGGTCGGCCCGGATGGTGTGCTCGCCCGCCGCGGGGACACCGCTCAGCGCTTCCGGTTGGCCTCGGTCACCAAACCCCTTGTCGCCCGTGCAGCCCAGGTTGCCGTCGAAGAGGGTGCGTTCGACCTGGACACCCCGGCCGGTCCGCCCGGTGCGACGGTGCGCCACCTGCTGGCGCACGCCTCGGGGGTCAGCATGCAGGGGCCCGATCAACTGGCCGCACCCGGCAGCCGGCGGATCTACTCCAACTACGGCTTCGCCCTGCTGGCCGATGCGCTGCAGGACGCGACCGAGATCGAGTTCTCCGATTACCTACGCGAGGCGGTGTTCGAACCGCTGGGTATGGCCGGTTCGTCGTCGGCGGGCGGGGCCGATGCCGCCGGTCATGGTGGCCGATCCTGCGTCGACGATCTGGTGCGCTTCGCCGGTGATCTGCTGCGGCCGGTGCTCGTCACACCGGAACTGCACGCCGAGGCGACGACGGTGCAGTTTCCCGGTCTGGACGGCGTGCTGCCTGGATTCGGCTCGCAGCGTCCCAACGACTGGGGGCTGGGGTTCGAACTGCGCTCGCACAAGTCGCCGCACTGGACCGGCGCCGCGAACTCACCATCGACGTTCGGGCATTTCGGCCAGTCAGGGACGTTTCTGTGGGTCGACCCCGTCGCCGAGCTGGCCCTGGTGGTGCTCACCGACCGCGACTTCGGGGACTGGGCATACGAGCTGTGGCCGGCGATCTCTGATGGAGTCCTGAGAGAATTCGGCGCACACTAG
- a CDS encoding DUF3145 domain-containing protein, which produces MRASNQFAEATTGVVYVHASPAAVCPHVEWALSSTLSARANLKWTPQPAMPGQLRAVTNWVGPVGTGAQLANALRSWSVLRFEVTEDPSEGVDGHRWCHTPQLGLWSGAMSANGDVMVGEQRLRALMASGADALAADLDSVLGTAWDESLEPYRGGGDTGEVTWLNRGVG; this is translated from the coding sequence ATGCGTGCGTCGAACCAGTTCGCCGAGGCGACAACTGGCGTGGTTTACGTTCACGCCTCGCCCGCGGCGGTATGCCCACACGTGGAGTGGGCTCTTTCGTCGACCCTGTCGGCGCGGGCGAACCTCAAGTGGACGCCCCAACCCGCCATGCCCGGACAGCTGCGTGCCGTCACCAACTGGGTGGGCCCGGTGGGTACCGGTGCTCAGTTGGCGAACGCACTGCGGTCGTGGTCGGTGCTGCGCTTCGAGGTCACCGAGGATCCCAGCGAGGGCGTCGACGGGCACCGCTGGTGCCACACGCCTCAGCTCGGGCTGTGGAGCGGAGCGATGAGTGCCAACGGTGACGTCATGGTCGGCGAACAGCGGTTGCGCGCCCTGATGGCCTCCGGTGCCGACGCACTGGCCGCCGATCTGGATTCGGTCCTGGGCACCGCGTGGGACGAGTCGCTGGAGCCCTACCGCGGTGGCGGCGACACCGGCGAGGTCACCTGGCTCAACCGCGGAGTGGGCTGA
- a CDS encoding S-(hydroxymethyl)mycothiol dehydrogenase, with the protein MSQTVRGVISRSKGQPVELVDIVIPDPGPGEVVVAIQACGVCHTDLTYREGGINDDYPFLLGHEAAGIVESIGEGVTHVEVGDFVVLNWRAVCGECRACKRGRPHLCFDTFNATQKMTLTDGTELSPALGIGAFADKTLVHQGQCTKVDSTADPAVAGLLGCGVMAGIGAAINTGAINRDDTVAVIGCGGVGDAAIAGAALVGARRIIAVDVDDRKLHTARDFGATHTINAKDLDAVATIQDLTDGFGADVVIDAVGRPETWKQAFYARDLAGTVVLVGVPTPDMKLEMPLVDFFSRGGSLKSSWYGDCLPERDFPTLVSLYLQGRLPLEKFVSERIGLDQVEDAFHKMHAGEVLRSVVVF; encoded by the coding sequence ATGAGTCAGACAGTGCGCGGTGTGATTTCCCGGTCCAAAGGTCAGCCCGTCGAGTTGGTCGACATCGTCATCCCCGATCCCGGTCCGGGTGAGGTCGTGGTCGCGATCCAGGCCTGCGGTGTCTGCCATACCGATCTGACCTACCGCGAGGGCGGTATCAACGACGACTACCCGTTCCTGCTCGGCCACGAGGCCGCCGGGATCGTCGAGAGCATCGGCGAGGGCGTCACCCATGTCGAGGTCGGCGATTTCGTCGTCCTGAACTGGCGTGCCGTCTGCGGTGAGTGCCGGGCGTGCAAGCGTGGCCGCCCGCACCTGTGCTTCGACACCTTCAACGCCACCCAGAAGATGACGCTGACCGACGGCACGGAGCTGTCCCCCGCGCTGGGCATCGGCGCCTTCGCCGACAAGACCCTGGTCCACCAGGGCCAGTGCACCAAGGTCGATTCCACCGCCGACCCGGCCGTGGCCGGCCTGCTGGGTTGTGGCGTCATGGCCGGTATCGGTGCGGCGATCAACACCGGGGCGATCAACCGCGACGACACCGTGGCCGTCATCGGTTGCGGCGGCGTGGGTGATGCCGCCATCGCCGGCGCCGCCCTGGTCGGTGCGCGGCGGATCATCGCCGTCGACGTCGACGATCGCAAGCTGCACACCGCCCGCGACTTCGGCGCCACCCACACCATCAACGCCAAGGATCTCGATGCCGTGGCGACGATTCAGGACCTCACCGACGGGTTCGGCGCCGATGTCGTCATCGACGCCGTCGGCCGCCCAGAGACCTGGAAGCAGGCCTTCTACGCCCGCGACCTGGCCGGCACCGTGGTCCTGGTCGGTGTGCCCACCCCGGACATGAAGCTGGAGATGCCGCTGGTCGACTTCTTCTCCCGCGGCGGATCGCTGAAATCGAGTTGGTATGGCGACTGCCTGCCCGAGCGTGATTTCCCCACCCTGGTCAGCCTGTACCTGCAGGGGCGCCTGCCGCTGGAGAAGTTCGTCTCCGAGCGCATCGGCCTCGATCAGGTCGAAGACGCCTTCCACAAGATGCATGCCGGTGAGGTCCTGCGCTCGGTGGTGGTCTTCTAG
- a CDS encoding beta-mannosidase, translated as MARPWLRTLTACITVALTAACSVQSPQGSIPTSSGAPQPLAATTSTTATLGVEGTTLTLDGKPWWPIGLNAYQLGTDWSINAGCGAQVDLDTYFSRLPPHSLTRFNAFSSLAVNKYTGMLDFTALDAVVRAAERHGQMLIAVLSSNEGSCEDDTFKEYGWYTDGWDTDRPPGTTLTFAQWLDTAVKRWAASPAVAGWTAVGEPEPSLCTDDGCTWQARSCPPDAAQVLRQFYDATGARIHELDPGTTVFSGHAGGGQCGSAGDSFEYVSASPGIDVLEYHFYESTDSLPGNEYDGLARRVQQARALDKPLVITEVGMEAGSCGSVGDREQVLREAFGEMRDQGAAGVMFWSYVPDPRPGECTLDIGPADPLMRLVGTTT; from the coding sequence ATGGCCCGCCCGTGGTTGCGTACCCTCACGGCGTGTATCACCGTGGCGCTGACCGCTGCGTGCTCGGTCCAGTCACCCCAAGGGTCGATCCCCACCAGCTCGGGCGCACCCCAACCGTTGGCCGCCACGACCTCGACAACGGCCACCCTGGGCGTCGAGGGAACCACCCTCACCCTCGATGGGAAGCCGTGGTGGCCGATCGGCCTGAACGCCTATCAGCTGGGCACCGACTGGTCCATCAACGCCGGCTGCGGTGCGCAGGTCGACCTCGACACCTATTTCAGCCGGCTCCCACCGCATTCGCTCACCCGGTTCAACGCCTTCTCCAGCCTTGCCGTCAACAAGTACACCGGGATGCTCGACTTCACCGCGTTGGATGCCGTCGTGCGTGCCGCCGAGCGGCACGGTCAGATGCTGATCGCCGTGCTCTCCAGCAACGAGGGCAGCTGCGAGGACGACACGTTCAAGGAATACGGCTGGTACACCGACGGCTGGGACACCGATCGGCCCCCGGGCACGACGCTGACCTTCGCGCAGTGGCTGGACACCGCAGTCAAGCGGTGGGCGGCCTCACCCGCGGTGGCCGGTTGGACCGCCGTCGGCGAGCCGGAACCGTCGTTGTGCACCGACGACGGGTGCACCTGGCAGGCACGGTCCTGCCCGCCCGATGCGGCGCAGGTGTTGCGCCAGTTCTACGACGCGACCGGTGCCCGCATCCACGAACTCGACCCGGGCACCACCGTGTTCAGCGGGCACGCCGGCGGCGGCCAATGCGGTTCGGCCGGCGACTCGTTCGAATACGTGAGCGCCTCACCAGGGATCGACGTCCTGGAGTACCACTTCTACGAGTCGACCGACTCGCTGCCCGGCAACGAGTACGACGGGCTGGCCCGCCGGGTCCAGCAGGCCCGGGCGCTCGACAAGCCACTGGTGATCACCGAGGTCGGCATGGAGGCCGGATCGTGCGGTTCGGTCGGCGATCGTGAGCAGGTCCTGCGGGAGGCCTTCGGCGAGATGCGCGATCAGGGCGCCGCCGGGGTCATGTTCTGGTCCTACGTCCCCGACCCGCGGCCCGGCGAGTGCACGCTGGACATCGGACCCGCCGATCCGCTGATGCGGCTCGTCGGCACCACCACGTAG